The following proteins come from a genomic window of Flavobacteriaceae bacterium MAR_2010_188:
- a CDS encoding beta-lactamase class C yields the protein MKSPNILLGPALLIVVVCFLSLSATKSTPDCESECIPTIQQKTVAIVDPMELYIYETRKEKLERAVLEYFKKAIKSGEVVGAGISIVKGDSIILSKGFGKRDINYDSEVNGETIFRLGSLSKGFAGVLAGSLKNDGLLNYDDKVTDYIPCFKLGNDENTSKITLANILSHTSGTPYHSFTNLVEAGLSMRAIAARFKDVKPISEPGALYSYQNAMFALSDEVFHAATGKLIGEEFQEKFFTPLHMLTASTDFESISKSTNFAVPHNKSRNSYKSIKLTDKYYNAVAAGGVNASAEDMAKWMRFLLGHNSEVLGQKSLDEVFKPEIEVKGHGKYYQRWKGHISSYYGFGWRIHKFKDDSEDKEKTIIHHGGSVNQYRNEVAMYPEEDLGICVLFNSNTQLAKTVIPELHNIVKEIYDSPIEKQTLSQVSQK from the coding sequence ATGAAGAGCCCAAATATCCTACTAGGCCCTGCCCTTTTAATCGTCGTCGTTTGTTTCTTAAGCCTAAGTGCAACTAAATCAACACCCGATTGCGAAAGCGAATGCATACCAACTATACAACAAAAAACAGTCGCTATAGTAGACCCAATGGAACTTTATATTTACGAAACACGTAAAGAAAAGTTAGAACGTGCGGTTTTAGAATATTTTAAAAAAGCCATAAAATCTGGTGAAGTCGTGGGTGCCGGAATCAGTATCGTTAAAGGTGATTCGATTATCCTCTCTAAAGGTTTTGGAAAACGCGATATAAATTATGATTCTGAAGTAAACGGAGAAACAATTTTTAGATTAGGTTCTCTTTCAAAAGGATTTGCAGGAGTTTTGGCAGGTTCTCTAAAAAATGATGGCCTTTTGAATTATGACGATAAAGTGACCGATTACATTCCTTGTTTCAAATTAGGAAACGACGAAAATACCAGCAAAATTACACTTGCCAATATACTTTCCCACACTTCTGGAACGCCTTATCATAGCTTTACCAATCTAGTAGAAGCCGGATTAAGTATGAGGGCGATTGCAGCACGTTTTAAGGATGTAAAACCAATTAGCGAGCCGGGAGCTTTATACAGTTATCAAAATGCGATGTTCGCACTTTCAGATGAAGTGTTCCATGCCGCAACCGGGAAATTGATTGGAGAAGAATTCCAGGAAAAGTTTTTTACACCCTTACATATGCTTACTGCTTCTACCGATTTTGAATCGATTTCTAAATCTACCAATTTCGCCGTTCCTCATAATAAAAGCAGAAATTCTTATAAATCAATAAAACTGACCGATAAATATTATAATGCGGTCGCTGCTGGTGGAGTTAATGCTAGTGCAGAAGATATGGCAAAGTGGATGCGCTTTTTACTAGGGCACAATTCTGAAGTTCTTGGTCAAAAGTCTTTGGATGAAGTTTTTAAACCAGAAATTGAAGTTAAAGGTCATGGTAAATATTATCAGAGATGGAAAGGACATATCTCTTCTTACTACGGTTTTGGATGGAGAATCCATAAATTTAAGGATGATTCTGAAGACAAAGAGAAAACAATTATCCATCACGGTGGTAGCGTAAATCAGTACAGAAATGAAGTTGCGATGTATCCTGAAGAGGATTTAGGAATTTGCGTGCTATTTAATTCCAACACTCAATTGGCGAAAACCGTAATTCCAGAGCTGCACAATATCGTCAAGGAAATTTACGATAGCCCAATTGAGAAACAGACCTTGAGTCAAGTTTCTCAGAAGTAA